TGAGATAATAGCTTGTTAATCCATCTAATAACTCCACAAGGGCGGTAAAGCTTATATGCATAACATGAGAACACCGATAAAAGTTCATAAGTTTCTTTGTTTGTATTGTCCTTAAGGTCGCATCATATTGCGCTGCCGACGACGATAAACTTGTTACACGATATTCTTTCTCCTTTGTTTCTTCATCAATTTCTGGCGTCGCCTCTGTTTGGATGTCGCAATCCATGCCATTGTTGTCCTCGTTGAAACTACCCTCCGATTCTAGATTGAACACTTCTTCCTCATCGATTGTAGTTTCTACCATTTTAGACTCCACATCCGTTTGATCCTCTTTTCTGAATCATCATGTTCATCGATCTCTTCCTTCTCATCTTTCGATTCGTCAACTTCAACCGAAACATCTTGTTCAACAACTACTTCGGTTTCTTTCAGTTTGGATTTATAAGCAGGATCGTCAAGTTTCTCGGGAAGAGATGGTTGGTTATCATCTAGGGTTTCAGTAGCTATGTGACGTAGATGAAAATTATTGGCATGATTGTTGTTATTGGCATTATTGAAGATGCTAAATGCTTCCTCGAATTTAACATTAACATACCAATTAACATATGTTATCAAAACAGAATGTTTAGGAATATCTTTAATCGTTTTACGCGAGTTACCTGTCATTCTGTAAGCATGCCTCAAAAGGTCGGACAACGAGTAATCTTTGTTGTAACAAAACGGACAACGATATGTCAAATCAGAGATTTTAAACTCGTAGTAATCATCCTTCAACCTTTTGTAATATCTACGCTCATAGTATTCCAAATCAGATTCACCACGAGTATGTTCTGATTTTATGTACGTAACAATATGGTTGTTATTGCGAACCCTAATAACCGGAATTGATTCTCCCATGGCTGATCACGTTaggaaaagaacaggagaaacctgctctgataccaactgacgcagtacggaagcgtgaaggaaaagcaagcgctaattgatgacgaatcgtcacactctctaatccatgcctattttagcaacattagatgcattttagtaggtttttagcaataaatataagagaaatctaatcataagcttgattacttgttttgcaagaaaacaggaaaaattgcaggaaatggaggattttcactacgctgggggcgtagcccatcacgcgccgcgtgatggagctcacagggagccaagattttcactctgatcacgcgcggcgtgatgccttaccacgcgcggcgtgaagccttgttgaagaagaagattgctctctgacttgatcacgcgccgcgtgataccgttatcacgcgcggcgtagttgatggatctggcgcgcggcgtggtttccttctgtatatatagtttctgcataattctgttttcgggttggaaaattctgcaaatttgatctacattctgggtttggaaacttcaagattgggattcaagactccagaggatagctccaagcacatcgatagcatggattcacaagccatgacattgaagctaggacgcgaacCAAGggcgatgaggagctaagcttccttggaggtaggatctaggatagtctagaatGTAGATAGATCagttgtaatctgctatatgtgtaagaatctactctgttaatagtgttgatttaatgcaattcgatgcttaatgctttataatcctttattagtgttgtaatgatttcgagttaagtcacgtgcgagagtattgatttaatttctgaactgaattgcattgagcactcgagtgtctccggtcgagagattgaggcatagagtgtagcgaacgattgacgcgcgttaatatcattcgttgtaggtagcttccgcccgagagatcgggggagtatcgacaacgaatagagtggatttggACAAGAGATTGCggttcactaatttgtcgatcta
This genomic interval from Trifolium pratense cultivar HEN17-A07 linkage group LG6, ARS_RC_1.1, whole genome shotgun sequence contains the following:
- the LOC123892212 gene encoding uncharacterized protein LOC123892212, translated to MGESIPVIRVRNNNHIVTYIKSEHTRGESDLEYYERRYYKRLKDDYYEFKISDLTYRCPFCYNKDYSLSDLLRHAYRMTGNSRKTIKDIPKHSVLITYVNWYVNVKFEEAFSIFNNANNNNHANNFHLRHIATETLDDNQPSLPEKLDDPAYKSKLKETEVVVEQDVSVEVDESKDEKEEIDEHDDSEKRIKRMWSLKW